GCTTAAGACCTGGTGCTCAAAAAAACCACCAATTAATTGCCAGGCTCCTACAAAAAGCACGAGTAATGTTGTAATCCACAGCAAATATTCTAAAACACGCCGTTTTTTCATGCTTTGGGCTCCTGAAATTTGTAACCAAAGCCTCTAACTGTTAAAAGATAGCGGGGATTTTTAGGATCTTCTTCAATTTTTTCCCGTAAATGTGAAACGTGGACATCCACGATGCGACTTTGACCGGCAAAGTCGAAATTCCAGATGCGGTCTAATAGCGTATCACGGTCAATCACACGATCTTTTCGCTTCATAAAGTAGACGAGTAATTCAAATTCTTTGGGGGTTAAAAATATCTTTACGTCGTTAACGGTGACTTCGTAATTATCCATATCCGCTTTAATTGCACCAATCTGTAAAATTTCTCCGGTTAATTCATCGTCGGTATCTTTTGGCTCATTGGCGCGCAACGGAGTTTCAACTGGACGCATCCGTCGAAAAATAGCTTTCATGCGGGCCAAAACTTCTCTGGGACTAAAGGGTTTAGTCAGGTAATCATCAGCGCCGATTTCTAAGCCTAAAATTCGATCAATCGTATCATCTTTTGCCGTTAATAATAAAATCGGCGTTTCTTTTTTTTCTTGCCGTAATTTTTTCGTAATTTCAATGCCGTCAATTCCCGGCAGCATAATATCTAAGATAATAAAGTCAAAATCTTTGGTTAAAGCCAATTTTAAGCCAGTTGTACCATCTGTGGCAGAGGTCACAACGTAACCTTCTTTTTCTAAATTAAAGGTCAGCAATGTGACGATGGAAGGTTCATCGTCAACGATTAACACTTTTTTCATAGCAAACTCCTTTGCGGTGTTTTTCTTAGTCGCATACCTGCGACAGATGGTTTTATTTTAGCATAGAAAAGCGGTGGGGACTATTTAAGGAAGGGAAATAATGCTATAATAAAGGGCGTTAAATTGACTTTTAAGAAAAAAAGAATGGCTTTTGTTGCTAAAATTTTAGCTTTGTGTATAAAAAATCGTGCTGTTGTTTAAGGAGGACATATGATTGGAATTAGTGCCTGTTTAGGTGGCGTTTTTTGCCGTTATGATGGTAATACGCAAACAATCCCACAGCTGCAAGCTTTGGTGGCAAAGAAACAAGCAATTATGATTTGTCCTGAGGTTTTAGGTGGATTAAACACTCCAAGAGATCCGGCTGAAATTATCGGCGGCGATGGATTTGACGTCTGGAGTGCGATGCGGTGGTTGTTTCTTGTCAAGGCGTCGATGTGACCGCCGCATATAAAGCAGGTGCGATACGCGCTTATGAAAAATTAAAAGCTCTGGATGTTACGCAGGTAGTCTTAAAAGAGGGTAGTCCTTCTTGTGGCAGTCATCAAATTTATGATGGTGCCTTTAGTGGCAATAAAGTAGCTGGTGTCGGGGTTGCAACTGCCTATTTTGTAAAGCAAGGCATAGAAGTTTATTCAGAAAACAATTATCATCAACTGATCACAATAGCTACCAATTAACTAATTTTTCATGACAGGAGGAATCTCATGGAAATCGAAAAGACAAATCGTATGAATGCATTATTTGAATTTTATTCTACGCTTTTGACCGAAAAGCAGATGAATTATATGGAGTTGTATTACGCCGATGATTTTTCACTAGGGGAGATTGCAGAAGAATTTCAGGTGAGTCGTCAGGCAGTTTATGATAATATAAAGCGGACGGAAAAAATTTTGGAAGATTATGAGCGCAAGCTTCATTTATTTTCGGACTATATTGTTCGCGGCGAAGTTTTAGATCGGGCAGAAAGCTACATTAAGGCCCATTATCCTAAAGATGCAGAGCTGCCGCAATTTTTGCAGGAACTGCAAGAAATCGATGAATAGTTTTTAGTTGAAAGGAACGAATAAAATGGCATTTGAAAATCTAACAGAACGCCTGCAACAAGCCATGAGCAAGTTGCGTAAAAAAGGAAAGATTACTGAGGCTGATGTCACAGAAATGATGCGGGAGATCCGCTTGGCATTACTAGAAGCCGACGTTAATTTAAAAGTTGTCAAAGAATTTGTTAAAAATGTACGTCAAAGAGCAGTCGGATCAGAAGTTTTAGATAGTCTATCACCAGCGCAACAAATTGTTAAAATCGTTGATGAAGAACTAACCAAGACTTTGGGAAGTGAGACTGCAACCTTAAATAAATCACCAAAAATTCCGACGGTTATCATGATGGTGGGGTTACAAGGGGCTGGTAAAACAACATTTGCTGGTAAACTTGCCAACCAACTGATTAAAACGGAAAAAGCCCGACCACTAATGATTGCCGGTGACGTTTATCGTCCAGCGGCGATTGATCAATTGAAAGTTTTAGGCCAACAATTAAATGTTCCAGTATTTGATATGGGAACTGATGTCAGTCCAGTGGAAATTGTGCGCCAAGGGATGGAATTAGCACGGGAAAAGAAAAATGATTATGTTTTAATCGATACAGCGGGTCGCTTGCATATTGACGAAAAGCTGATGGATGAATTAAAACAAATCAAAGAAATTGCCCAGCCCAATGAAATTCTTTTAGTCGTAGATGCTATGACAGGGCAAGATGCGGTTACAGTTGCAGATAGCTTTAACCAACAACTAGGTATCACGGGGGTCGTGATTACCAAATTAGATGGGGATACCCGAGGTGGTGCCGCCCTTTCCATTCGTCAAGTGACTGGTGCACCAATTAAATTTACCGGTACTGGTGAAAAATTAACGGACTTAGAAGTTTTCCATCCCGACCGGATGGCGAGTCGTATTTTAGGCATGGGGGATATGCTGACCTTAATTGAAAAGGCGCAACAAGATTACGACGAGAAAAAAGCGGAAGAATTAGCGAAAAAGATGAAGGAAAATACCTTTGACTTTAACGATTTCATTGAACAAATGGATCAAGTCATGGGGATGGGACCTTTAGAAGATTTATTAAAAATGATTCCAGGAATGAGTCAAATGCCAGGAATTGAAAATGTTAAAGTCGATCCTAAACAAATCGCCCGCCAAAAAGCAATGGTGATGTCGATGACACCAGCCGAACGAGAAGATCCGGACTTGTTAAATCCAAGTCGCCGTCGCCGCATTGCTGCAGGTTCTGGTAATTCAGTGGTTGAAGTGAATCGCATGATTAAGCAATTTAAAGAAGCCCGTAAAATGATGCAACAAATGACAAAAGGTCAAATGCCGGCGGGAATGGATCAGATGTTTGGTTCTGGCATTAAAGGTAAAATGGGCAAAATGGCTATGAACCGTATGATGAAAAAACAAAAGAAAAAGAAAAAACGTAAATAAACTAATGGGCTAAAAGGCTTAGTTTATTATGATGATACCCGAATACTATATCCTTTTTTACTGCTTGTTTATTTCAAACAACACGTCTGTAAGAAAGGATATAAGCTGTTCGGGTTTTTGTATCTTTTTTTAAAAGGAGAAAATAAAAATGCAAATTGAAACCAAACGTCTTATCTTGCGTCCGTGGGAAAAAGGGGAAGAACACTTTTTAGCAGAATTTTTACAAGATGAGCGGGTGATGTATGCCTATGAGGGCGCTTTTTCTGATGAAGAAGTGAGCAATTGGTTAAATTGGAATTTAAAGCTGTATCAGGAAAAAGGCTATAGTCTCTTGGCTATGATTCGCAAAAGTGATGGTAAAATTATCGGCGAATGCGGCTTAACTGATCAACTCGTGAGTGGCAAAACCTATTTGGAAATTGGCTATCATTTGATTTATGACGCTTGGGGTGTGGGCTATGGGATAGAAGCAGCTAAAGCAGTAAAAGAATATGCGTTTAGAAATTTGGGAGCATCAGCCGTTGTTTCCACTGTCCGGGATACGAATTTAGCTTCAATGAATGTTGCTATTCTCAATGGCATGGTGGTAAAAGAGAGTTTCATTAAAAATTATCGTAATGTGGTGATGCCGCATTATTTGTTTATGGCGACAAAATAAAAAAGTGCAGGATTTGCTATTAAAGCATAAAATCCTGCACTTTTGCTCGTATAAGAAAGTATAAGTTTTTCACAGGTAAAAACACTCACATAGCAGTTATGACCACATCCAGCCTTTCTAACGAAAATGCTGTAATGAAAAGGCGATTTAAAGGAGTTCGGAAAGCTTTTTTTAATATCTGGCTTCACAAACGAGCTTATGAGAAAGTTCGTGAAGTTGTTTAGCTTAATTTTCCTCTTGTAACGATAATAATTGTTTAATCGTTAATAAGACACCATTCTCGTCGTTACTTTTACAGATGTATTTGGCAGCTGCTTTAGTTTCTTCAAAGGCATTACGCATTGCAAAACTAAATTCACCAGCTTGCATAAGCTCTAAGTCGTTGTGACCATCGCCAAAGACCATTGTTTCTTGTGAGCTGACCTGTAAAATTTGCTGCAATTCTTCAACTGTGTGTCGTTTGTGTACGCCAAAATTGGTAATGTCAATCCAAGCTGCTTCAGAAGCCACGATGTAAGCTTGTTTTTCAAATTCAGCTAACTGGGGTGCCACTTCATAACTTCTTAATTTTCCATCGTAAACGGTAATTTTGACAAAGTCATCGTTAATTTCTTGGTAGTCTGCTATTTTTTCAACTACTTCGTAAGATCCCCGTACCATTTTTTCACTTTCAGCTGAAGTGTCTTCACTAATAATGGCAGCTGTTTGCGTACAGGCAATAATCGTGAAGTCCTGATGGATACTTTGTAGTTTGGCAATAATTTTTTTGCCAATGGTATTAGGTAGTAAGGATTCATACATGTACTTGTCTTTGTGTTTAATTCGCGTGGCGCTATCGCCTAAGATCCATAAATCTTCACTACCAACATTTTTGAATAAAGCTTCTACCCGTTCGCATTGCTTACCTGTACATGGGGCGAAGATAACATTTTGGCGGTGCATGATTTGGCGCACTTCTTGATACAAATTTTCGTCAAATTTACTTTGACTGTTTAAAAAAGTACCATCCAAATCACTAATAATCAGTTTAATCATGATTTTTCTCCTCAAATTGTAATCGGTTACTGTTATTAGTATAGCAAATAAAAGGGTAAAAAAATAAAACGTCGGGGAAGATTCCACGACGTTTTACAAATGTTTGCATAAATTATTTATTTTTTGTAAATTTTTGTTCTAAAAGTTAGTTCAGTTCTACTCCGTGTTTTTTACTACGATAATGGTGCCAAGCAGCTTTAAGGGTAGAAAAGAAGACTAGTACATAGAGCATAATACCGAGTAAAACAAGCGTTACAAGCGTAGAAATAATTGTGCTAAACAATGAAATACGTTCAGGAGTATCTAGTAACATCAAGTAACTTTGCCATGGATTCGTAAATGTGTTCAAACTAATAAAGCCGGTGAAGACCCACATTAAAAACCAAACGGGCCAACGAGAATCACGATGAAGTAAGTAATCTCCGTCGTTTTCTAGGGACAAAACAGTAAATTTGCGATAACTCCACCAGATAAATAAGAAGGCTGCAATTAGAAAAATCGGAATCATCCACCAATAGCCACCGGTTTTACCAATGCGATAAATAAACAAATTTTCCAAATTAAAGGGGAAGCTCCCGTATTCTTTGAAGGTAAAAAGATTTAAAAAGTTTGTAACAGAACCAGGAGTAAAACTAGCAAAAAATACAAAGACAAGCCAAGTCAAAGGACCGAATACTAGATTTCCCACCATTGAACCAATAAATATACTTACGGCAAACAACAAAGTAGCTAAACTAAAACTACTAAAAACAGCATGGAGTAATTGACTCCAACTGGCATTTAAATAGGGTGCTGGAATACCGATTTTTATATATGTCACATAAAAGAGTTGTCCCAGTAAGAAAATCGCTAAAATAGGTAAGGCAACATACAGCAATTTCGCCCTAAAAAGCTGTTTACGTTTTTGTGGTAGTGCAAATAAAAAACGATTAAATGCGGTCTTCTCATCAATAAAGAAAAGTAAAAATCCAGCTAAAGCAACCAGAAAAATATTTAAAATAGTAAAATCGCCACCAAAGCGAGTGTAATAAGTTGTTTTGGCATCATATTTTTGTGCCTGTTTAGCAGAAATATTGTGTTCTGAGTAGGCGGTACCATAGACATATAACTGATCTTGTACGTAATCTTTACTTGAGGTATAAGGTACATCTTTTTCATTTTCTTGATTCCAATAAGTGAAAGATTCCGGATGCTCCTTAAAGTCTTTTTCAAATTGAGAAGAGTGATAGTAGTTATTTTGTGATTGCCAATTAGTAACAGTGCTATGGGCATTTAAAAAGTAAAGTCCAAAAGTTATGACAGCAAAGGCAATTAAAGCTTTACCGTAGCGTTTTAAATAGATTTTCTTTAACATAATAAACTCCTTTCTTAAACCAATAGTTTTTCTTTTTGCAAATTGGCTTCAAAAAGATCTTCTAGTGTTAGCGGTAGTTCTTCAAAAACTAATGGTTCATAGCTTTTAATGGTAGCGGCTAATTCAGCTGTGTAATTTTCAAAGATTGCGACGATTACACGTCCTTGGATTGTGACAAGCTTTGAGTTTTCTTTAACGATTGGTGGTATCTGTTTTGTGCGGAAAACAAGCTGAATTTTGCGGGCATTGGCACGCATATTTTCTAATTTATAGTCTTTTGCAATCGTTTGACCTTTAATCAGTAGTGCCCGATCGATAATCCCTTCTAATTCTTGCAGATTATGAGAGGCGATTAATGCGCTACGGCCGTCTTCTGCTAGATGAGTTAATAGTAAGCCGATTACTTTTTTGCGGACAATGATATCTAGGCCATCAAAGGGTTCATCTAATAAAAGATATTTGGCACTAGATGAAATTGCTAAAATCATTTGATAGAGTCCTTGCATGCCTTTAGACATTTTGCGATAGTGTAGTCGTTGATTTAGACCATGTTCTTTCATTAATTGCAAGTAAAGGTCTTGATTAAACTTAGGATAGGCGGTGCGATAAAAATCATTAATCCCTTGCAGTGGATAATATTTTAAAAAGTTATCCAACTCATCAATATAAAAAATTTCAGTTTTTAATTTTGTATCCTGGGTAATATTTTGACCATTGATCGTGATGCTTCCTTCATCTGGCAAATAATTACCAGCGATGGTACGAAACAAAGTCGTCTTGCCAGAGCCGTTGCGGCCAATCAACCCAACAATCTCATTTTCATGTAAGGTAAAATCAATATCAGTTAAAACAGTTTTTGTGCCGATTATTTTTTTTAGCTGGGTTAATTTCATTGTGTGCCTCCTCCTTTTAACTGTGGTTCTTCTAACCAACTAATCAGTTCATGTTTGGTCACTTGCAACTGCATGGCCTCAATAATTAATGCTTGAAAATTTTGCTTTAGCTGCTGGATACGAAATTCATCACGGGGGATATTTTCGGTATTTTTAATGAAAGTACCCTTACCTTTAACGGTTACAATTACATTTTCCACTTCTAAAACTTTATAAGCTTTACTGATGGTATTTGGATTCATCAATAATTCTTTAGCCAGTTCACGCACAGACGGTAAGCGATCGCCAGGCTGCAAAATACCAGTGACAACTTGCTGTTTTATCCCTAAAACTAACTGCTCGTAATAGGGTTTGCTACTGTTTTTATCAATCGTAAGCATAAGTGTGGGCAACTCCTTTCTTACTGTTAAATAATTAAATGAATGGTAAAGTAATGACCTTCATCGTGTGTACTAGTATATGTAGTACACCTAGAAAAAGCAAGTGTTTTTTGTTTTATCTGTTAAAATAAAGAAAAATGAGGCAAGGAGAATAAACATGAAGCGATGTGACTGGGCCGAAACTGGTAATCAGGCAATGAAAGAATATCACGATGTCATCTGGGGCGTACCAGAATATGATGATCAGCAATTATTTCGCAAATTGGTTTTGGATAGTAATCAAGCGGGGTTAAGTTGGCAAACGATTCTAAATAAAAGTGTTGCTTTTGATGAGGCCTATGAAAATTTTGAAATTGAAAAAGTGGCTGCTTTTGATGATGAGAAAATTGCAAGCTTAATGGGTAACGCTGGCATCATTCGAAATCGGCTTAAAATTACAGCGGCGATTAACAATGCAAATTGCATTTTACAAATTCAAAAAGAGTGGGGAAGTTTTTCAGCATATTTGTGGCACTTTGTCGCAGGCAAACCGGTGGTGCATTATTTTAAAACGAGTGAAGAAATACCAACAAAAACACCACTTTCCGATGAAATTACCAAAGACTTAAAAAAACGAGGCTTTAAATTTGTTGGCAGTACAATTATCTATGCTTTCTTACAAGCTGTGGGGATTGTAAACGATCATCTTACAATTTGTTTTCGTCACGAAGAAGTACAAGAAAAGCTGTGATTTTTACTGTAGCTAAAAGAATAAAACTGAAGTGTTCAAAATGAAATAATAGCTCGTAAAGTACGATAGATAGATATCAAAAAGACCTGTGACCACTAATAGTCACAGGTCTTTAAATATAGTTTGGCAATCTTTTTTTACTATCTAACTAATACCAAAAAAATATTATTCAGCCGTTAATTTATTGAAGAAGGCGATGTATTTATCTACGATTAGTTGGAAGAATTTAGCCGTATCTTCAATAATCGAGCCATCTTCTTTAACAAGATTATGAATGCCACCAATATAAGCTTCTGGTTGTTGCAAGGTTGGCATGTCTAAAAAGACAAGCGATTGACGGATATGATGGTTGGCACCAAAACCGCCAATGCCACCAGGAGAAGCGGTAACCACAAGAGCTGGTTTGCCACCCCAGACACTAGAACCCATCGGACGTGAACCAACATCTAAGGCGTTTTTTAAAGCGGCAGGGACAGAACGATTGTATTCAGGTGAAAAGAAGAAGACGCCATCTACTGTAGCCACTTCACTTCGTAGCCGTTTCCAGCTTGCGGGCATATCGTTTTCATTTTCCAAATCTTCGTTGTAAAAAGGCAAGTCTGAAATTTCAATGAACTTTGCTTCAAAACCAGCGGGCAATAATTTTGCAAATTCTTTGGCAACGGCTAAGTTGTAAGAATCTTTCCGTAGGCTACCGACGATAAAACCAATTGTTTTCATAAATCATATTCCTCCTATAGTTTTATAACTGTGATAAATGCTTTCGTTACAACAATCATAACAAGAAAAGTATGAAAAAAACAAAAGATAAGTCTTGTTAAAAAACGAACGCTATTTTTAATTGGAGCTAGTGGAAATTCTTTAAATGAATGTTTAAAAAATTTTATTTTAGCTGTAAAGAAAAAACTCTTTACACCAAGTGAAAAACCTGTTAAACTACCTCTTGTGATTAAATTATATGGAGGTGGAATTGTAATGGCAGTAAAAATCCGTTTAAAACGTATGGGTTCTAAAAAGAAACCTTTTTACCGTATCGTAGTAGCAGACTCTCGTTCTCCTCGTGATGGACGTTTCATCGAAACTGTAGGTACTTACAATCCTTTGATTGACCCTGCAGAAGTAACAATCAAAGAAGATTTAGTACTTGATTGGTTGCAAAAAGGTGCACAACCTTCTGATACTGTTCGTAACATCCTTTCAAAACAAGGCGTTATGAAAAAACACCACGAAGCAAAATATACGAAATAAGGTGACCAATGATGACTGATTTAACTGATTTAGTCTTGACGATTGTTCGTCCGTTAGTTACTCAGCCTGATCTTGTTAAACTTAATGTTGAAGAGTCAGCTGACTTTTATGAGTATAATTTAAGCGTGGCACCAGAAGATATCGGTCGTATTATCGGCAAACAAGGGCGAGTAGCCAAAGCTATTCGTACAATTGTTTACGGTGTACGTACTGAAGGTACCAAAAAAGTCCGTCTAAACATTCTAGATGGAAAGTAGATAAAGATTAAGGCAGTTCCTTTTTGGGACTGTCTTTTTTTTCATACTCAAGACGGAGGACAAGAAATCTTTTCTGATAGATAATAAAAGAAAAGTCAGGAGGAAAAAAAGATGACACAATGGCTTGTAATTGTAGCAATTATCATTATTTTGTTTATTATTTTTAAATTAGGCTCCTTTTTATGGCGTCTTTTAGGGCTAGCTATGGCAATTTTTTTGGTATGGATTTTCAAAGACGATATTGCCAACTGGTTTAATCAAACAGTTACACACATTAATGCCGATGGAATTGATTCTGTTTTAAATAGTAGTGTAGACTTTGTTAAAGAAACGTTTCATAATGTTAGTAACTGGGTTTCAGATAAGATTGGGTAGCCTTTAAGTCGTATTGATTGTCAATTGTCTTCAAATTGAGTACGCTTAATTTTAATCAATAATCTTTTTTTGATTGATTGGAATCGCTCAAAAATTTATGTCTTAAATTTGGAGGATTAAAATGAAAAAGATAATTTTATTGGGGGCCTTACTTTTAACCCTGACAGCTTGTGCAAGTAAAACACCAGCTGCCAATAGTGAAGAAGATAAAAGTACAGCACAAACAAACGCAACCACTACGACAACAGATAAAAATTCTGAAACAAAAACAAAGTCAAGTGAAAGTACTAAAAACACGACGAAATCAAGTTCAAGTGAGAAAAAGGCTGACGCCTTAGCCAAATTAAAAAAAGAAAATCCGAAGACCTTACTGCCAACTAATATTCCGCGGGATGAAAATCGTGCTTTGAATATTGCGATGGATAAGCAAAAAGACAGTTTGGCGGTTTTGTATTATATTATGGATACACCACTGGTTTTAAACGATCAATCTTTAAACCAGCAAACACCCTTTGCCCGTTATAAAATGGAGCAGTTTGCCAGTAAAGATGCCGCTAAAAAGGCGGTCAACTACCAATTTGATGATGGAGGCCAAAAAGTGGACTTGGGTCATGATATTACCGCCTATAGTCAAGGTGCGGCAGGCTCAACTTATTTAAATTGGAAAGAAGGCAACTGGTCGATTGTGCTGCGGGCAAGTAATGTTAATGGGCAAGATGGTACAGCCTTAGCCAAAGAAGTGGTAAATTA
The DNA window shown above is from Enterococcus montenegrensis and carries:
- a CDS encoding response regulator transcription factor, which encodes MKKVLIVDDEPSIVTLLTFNLEKEGYVVTSATDGTTGLKLALTKDFDFIILDIMLPGIDGIEITKKLRQEKKETPILLLTAKDDTIDRILGLEIGADDYLTKPFSPREVLARMKAIFRRMRPVETPLRANEPKDTDDELTGEILQIGAIKADMDNYEVTVNDVKIFLTPKEFELLVYFMKRKDRVIDRDTLLDRIWNFDFAGQSRIVDVHVSHLREKIEEDPKNPRYLLTVRGFGYKFQEPKA
- a CDS encoding putative DNA-binding protein, whose amino-acid sequence is MEIEKTNRMNALFEFYSTLLTEKQMNYMELYYADDFSLGEIAEEFQVSRQAVYDNIKRTEKILEDYERKLHLFSDYIVRGEVLDRAESYIKAHYPKDAELPQFLQELQEIDE
- the ffh gene encoding signal recognition particle protein, whose translation is MAFENLTERLQQAMSKLRKKGKITEADVTEMMREIRLALLEADVNLKVVKEFVKNVRQRAVGSEVLDSLSPAQQIVKIVDEELTKTLGSETATLNKSPKIPTVIMMVGLQGAGKTTFAGKLANQLIKTEKARPLMIAGDVYRPAAIDQLKVLGQQLNVPVFDMGTDVSPVEIVRQGMELAREKKNDYVLIDTAGRLHIDEKLMDELKQIKEIAQPNEILLVVDAMTGQDAVTVADSFNQQLGITGVVITKLDGDTRGGAALSIRQVTGAPIKFTGTGEKLTDLEVFHPDRMASRILGMGDMLTLIEKAQQDYDEKKAEELAKKMKENTFDFNDFIEQMDQVMGMGPLEDLLKMIPGMSQMPGIENVKVDPKQIARQKAMVMSMTPAEREDPDLLNPSRRRRIAAGSGNSVVEVNRMIKQFKEARKMMQQMTKGQMPAGMDQMFGSGIKGKMGKMAMNRMMKKQKKKKKRK
- a CDS encoding GNAT family N-acetyltransferase — translated: MQIETKRLILRPWEKGEEHFLAEFLQDERVMYAYEGAFSDEEVSNWLNWNLKLYQEKGYSLLAMIRKSDGKIIGECGLTDQLVSGKTYLEIGYHLIYDAWGVGYGIEAAKAVKEYAFRNLGASAVVSTVRDTNLASMNVAILNGMVVKESFIKNYRNVVMPHYLFMATK
- a CDS encoding HAD family hydrolase; this encodes MIKLIISDLDGTFLNSQSKFDENLYQEVRQIMHRQNVIFAPCTGKQCERVEALFKNVGSEDLWILGDSATRIKHKDKYMYESLLPNTIGKKIIAKLQSIHQDFTIIACTQTAAIISEDTSAESEKMVRGSYEVVEKIADYQEINDDFVKITVYDGKLRSYEVAPQLAEFEKQAYIVASEAAWIDITNFGVHKRHTVEELQQILQVSSQETMVFGDGHNDLELMQAGEFSFAMRNAFEETKAAAKYICKSNDENGVLLTIKQLLSLQEEN
- a CDS encoding ABC-2 family transporter permease; translated protein: MLKKIYLKRYGKALIAFAVITFGLYFLNAHSTVTNWQSQNNYYHSSQFEKDFKEHPESFTYWNQENEKDVPYTSSKDYVQDQLYVYGTAYSEHNISAKQAQKYDAKTTYYTRFGGDFTILNIFLVALAGFLLFFIDEKTAFNRFLFALPQKRKQLFRAKLLYVALPILAIFLLGQLFYVTYIKIGIPAPYLNASWSQLLHAVFSSFSLATLLFAVSIFIGSMVGNLVFGPLTWLVFVFFASFTPGSVTNFLNLFTFKEYGSFPFNLENLFIYRIGKTGGYWWMIPIFLIAAFLFIWWSYRKFTVLSLENDGDYLLHRDSRWPVWFLMWVFTGFISLNTFTNPWQSYLMLLDTPERISLFSTIISTLVTLVLLGIMLYVLVFFSTLKAAWHHYRSKKHGVELN
- a CDS encoding ATP-binding cassette domain-containing protein, with product MKLTQLKKIIGTKTVLTDIDFTLHENEIVGLIGRNGSGKTTLFRTIAGNYLPDEGSITINGQNITQDTKLKTEIFYIDELDNFLKYYPLQGINDFYRTAYPKFNQDLYLQLMKEHGLNQRLHYRKMSKGMQGLYQMILAISSSAKYLLLDEPFDGLDIIVRKKVIGLLLTHLAEDGRSALIASHNLQELEGIIDRALLIKGQTIAKDYKLENMRANARKIQLVFRTKQIPPIVKENSKLVTIQGRVIVAIFENYTAELAATIKSYEPLVFEELPLTLEDLFEANLQKEKLLV
- a CDS encoding GntR family transcriptional regulator produces the protein MLTIDKNSSKPYYEQLVLGIKQQVVTGILQPGDRLPSVRELAKELLMNPNTISKAYKVLEVENVIVTVKGKGTFIKNTENIPRDEFRIQQLKQNFQALIIEAMQLQVTKHELISWLEEPQLKGGGTQ
- a CDS encoding DNA-3-methyladenine glycosylase I translates to MKRCDWAETGNQAMKEYHDVIWGVPEYDDQQLFRKLVLDSNQAGLSWQTILNKSVAFDEAYENFEIEKVAAFDDEKIASLMGNAGIIRNRLKITAAINNANCILQIQKEWGSFSAYLWHFVAGKPVVHYFKTSEEIPTKTPLSDEITKDLKKRGFKFVGSTIIYAFLQAVGIVNDHLTICFRHEEVQEKL
- a CDS encoding NADPH-dependent FMN reductase, which translates into the protein MKTIGFIVGSLRKDSYNLAVAKEFAKLLPAGFEAKFIEISDLPFYNEDLENENDMPASWKRLRSEVATVDGVFFFSPEYNRSVPAALKNALDVGSRPMGSSVWGGKPALVVTASPGGIGGFGANHHIRQSLVFLDMPTLQQPEAYIGGIHNLVKEDGSIIEDTAKFFQLIVDKYIAFFNKLTAE
- the rpsP gene encoding 30S ribosomal protein S16 is translated as MAVKIRLKRMGSKKKPFYRIVVADSRSPRDGRFIETVGTYNPLIDPAEVTIKEDLVLDWLQKGAQPSDTVRNILSKQGVMKKHHEAKYTK
- a CDS encoding KH domain-containing protein, whose translation is MTDLTDLVLTIVRPLVTQPDLVKLNVEESADFYEYNLSVAPEDIGRIIGKQGRVAKAIRTIVYGVRTEGTKKVRLNILDGK